In Edaphobacter dinghuensis, one genomic interval encodes:
- a CDS encoding NAD(P)/FAD-dependent oxidoreductase — MAKRAIIIGAGPAGLTAALELLRRSDATPIVLEASHEIGGLSRTVRYKGNRMDIGGHRFFSKSDRVMQWWLDLMPVESDDTNGATVSYRGKRRQVTVPARLAEEPVLRGAGPLVGETEVVLSGECDDSEAVVTVAAPVDPDLVMLIRPRKSRIYYLRRFFDYPITVTAATLGNLGAVRTVRIGVSYLFSRVRQIKPETSLRDFLINRFGRQLYLTFFKSYTEKVWGTPCDAISADWGAQRIKGLSLTTAVKHFISKALGRKECEDVAQKKTDTSLIERFLYPKLGPGQLWEHVADLVREGGGEIHMGWRVNGIHCEGNRVVSVDASNDVGEQRTFAGDYFFSTMPMQELVRAIDAPVPENVRAVSEGLQYRDFITVGLLVDRLKVREIDGGLLQDTWIYIQEPDVLLGRLQIFNNWSPHLVADPDKVWIGLEYFCYETDDLWKMPDEELKQFAIAEVAKIGILNAEDVCDGHVVRVLKTYPAYFGTYNRFDELRTFTDGFENLLLIGRNGMHKYNNQDHSMLTAMTAVDGIVSGKIDKAALWEINTEQEYHEEAAEQELPQEAMVP; from the coding sequence ATGGCGAAACGGGCAATCATTATTGGCGCTGGACCTGCCGGGCTTACGGCGGCGCTTGAACTGCTGCGGCGCAGCGATGCGACGCCGATTGTGCTCGAGGCCAGCCACGAGATCGGCGGCCTCTCGCGCACCGTCCGCTACAAGGGCAATCGCATGGACATCGGCGGCCACCGCTTCTTCTCGAAGAGCGACCGGGTGATGCAGTGGTGGCTCGACCTGATGCCCGTCGAGAGCGACGATACCAACGGAGCGACGGTGAGCTATCGTGGGAAGCGACGCCAAGTGACCGTGCCGGCGCGCCTGGCCGAAGAACCTGTGCTTCGTGGCGCGGGCCCTTTGGTTGGAGAAACCGAAGTTGTTCTGTCTGGGGAGTGCGACGACAGCGAGGCGGTGGTGACGGTAGCTGCTCCTGTTGACCCTGATCTCGTGATGCTTATCCGTCCACGAAAGAGCCGCATCTACTACCTGCGAAGGTTCTTCGACTACCCCATCACGGTAACGGCGGCGACCCTGGGCAACCTTGGCGCGGTGCGCACGGTGAGGATCGGCGTGAGCTATCTCTTCTCGCGTGTGCGCCAGATCAAGCCGGAGACGAGCCTCAGGGACTTTCTCATCAACCGCTTCGGTCGGCAGCTCTACCTCACGTTCTTCAAGAGCTACACCGAAAAAGTATGGGGAACGCCGTGCGATGCGATCTCGGCGGATTGGGGAGCGCAGCGGATTAAAGGACTGAGCCTGACCACAGCGGTAAAGCACTTCATCAGCAAGGCGCTGGGCAGAAAAGAGTGCGAGGACGTCGCGCAAAAGAAGACCGACACCAGTTTGATTGAGCGATTTCTCTATCCCAAGCTAGGACCGGGGCAGTTATGGGAGCATGTGGCCGATCTTGTTCGCGAAGGAGGCGGAGAGATTCACATGGGATGGCGCGTGAACGGGATTCATTGCGAGGGCAACCGCGTGGTCTCTGTCGATGCTTCCAATGATGTTGGTGAACAGCGAACCTTTGCCGGAGATTATTTCTTCTCGACCATGCCTATGCAGGAGTTGGTGCGGGCGATCGACGCGCCGGTACCGGAGAATGTGCGCGCCGTGAGCGAGGGCTTACAGTATCGCGACTTCATCACCGTCGGCTTGCTGGTGGACCGGTTGAAGGTGCGCGAGATCGACGGCGGTCTGTTGCAGGATACGTGGATCTACATTCAAGAGCCGGATGTGCTCCTGGGACGGTTACAAATCTTCAACAACTGGAGTCCGCATCTGGTGGCCGATCCCGATAAGGTTTGGATTGGGCTGGAATACTTCTGCTACGAGACGGACGATCTATGGAAGATGCCGGACGAGGAGTTGAAGCAGTTCGCCATCGCTGAGGTCGCCAAGATCGGCATCCTCAACGCCGAAGATGTCTGCGACGGTCATGTCGTTCGCGTACTCAAGACTTATCCTGCCTACTTCGGCACCTACAACCGCTTCGACGAGCTGCGTACCTTCACCGATGGCTTTGAAAATCTCCTGCTGATCGGACGCAACGGCATGCACAAGTACAACAATCAGGACCACAGCATGCTGACTGCGATGACCGCGGTCGACGGCATCGTCTCAGGAAAGATCGACAAGGCGGCTCTGTGGGAGATCAACACCGAGCAGGAGTACCACGAAGAGGCCGCGGAACAGGAGCTGCCTCAGGAAGCGATGGTTCCCTGA
- a CDS encoding nuclear transport factor 2 family protein: protein MKASELQDHLYTLEERLLHPSRVKDRTTLIPLLASDFQEYCSSGRIYNRQQTIDDLLASTPRNATISHFYVTVLAPDAALATYHATTALHTSHRSSLWVFRDNRWQLLFHQGTIAS from the coding sequence ATGAAAGCGTCAGAACTACAGGATCACCTCTATACGCTCGAAGAGCGGCTGCTCCATCCCAGCCGCGTAAAAGATCGCACCACGCTGATTCCTTTGCTCGCCTCAGACTTCCAGGAGTACTGCAGCTCCGGCCGCATCTACAACCGGCAGCAGACCATCGACGACTTGCTGGCGAGCACGCCGCGCAATGCGACCATCAGCCACTTCTACGTCACGGTGCTTGCACCCGACGCTGCGCTAGCTACTTATCACGCGACCACGGCGCTGCACACCTCGCATCGCTCGTCGTTGTGGGTCTTCCGCGATAACCGCTGGCAACTGCTCTTTCATCAGGGAACCATCGCTTCCTGA
- a CDS encoding aldo/keto reductase encodes MEYRSLGKSGLKVPELCFGAGTFGASNEFFKAWSETTQAEADRIVGICMDAGLNFFDTADIYSDGDSEKALGKALSHHHREDVLISTKATFRLGNGPNDVGSSRYHLIQSLERSLKRLGTDYVDVYHLHGFDATTPVEETLNTLDKFVREGKVRYIACSNFSGWHLMKSLSVSERYGWARYVGQQCYYSLVGRDYEWELMPLALDQGVGALVWSPLGWGRLTGKIRRETGIPKDSRLNSKLVVDNGPQVPEEYLYKVVDALDEVAKETGKTIPQIALNWVLGRPTVSTIIIGARNEEQLRANLGSIGWKLTPEQVQKLDAASEVPLAYPYWHQRQFEERNPRPI; translated from the coding sequence ATGGAATACAGATCGCTAGGCAAATCAGGACTGAAGGTGCCGGAGCTTTGCTTCGGGGCAGGAACATTTGGTGCGAGCAACGAGTTTTTCAAGGCATGGTCGGAGACGACGCAGGCTGAGGCCGACCGTATCGTCGGCATCTGTATGGATGCGGGTTTGAACTTCTTCGACACGGCGGACATCTACTCCGACGGCGACAGCGAGAAGGCGCTGGGCAAGGCCCTGTCGCATCATCATCGCGAAGATGTGCTGATCTCGACCAAGGCGACGTTTCGTTTGGGCAACGGGCCTAACGATGTCGGGTCTAGCCGCTATCACTTGATTCAGTCGCTGGAGCGCAGCCTTAAACGGCTCGGCACCGACTACGTGGACGTCTATCATCTGCACGGCTTCGATGCGACGACTCCGGTGGAAGAGACGCTGAATACGCTGGACAAGTTTGTGCGCGAGGGCAAGGTTCGCTACATCGCCTGCTCGAACTTCTCCGGCTGGCACCTGATGAAGTCGCTGAGCGTTAGCGAGCGGTATGGCTGGGCGCGCTACGTTGGCCAGCAGTGCTACTACTCTCTGGTGGGACGCGACTACGAGTGGGAGCTGATGCCGTTGGCGCTCGACCAGGGCGTAGGCGCGTTGGTATGGTCGCCGCTCGGCTGGGGTCGGCTTACCGGAAAGATCCGCCGCGAGACCGGCATTCCCAAGGACAGCCGCCTGAACTCGAAGCTCGTGGTCGATAACGGCCCGCAGGTTCCCGAGGAATATCTGTACAAGGTCGTCGATGCCCTCGACGAGGTCGCCAAGGAGACTGGAAAGACGATTCCGCAGATCGCCCTGAACTGGGTGCTGGGCCGCCCGACCGTTTCTACCATCATCATCGGCGCACGCAACGAGGAGCAGCTGCGGGCAAACCTGGGCTCCATCGGCTGGAAGCTGACCCCGGAGCAGGTACAGAAACTCGACGCTGCCAGCGAGGTTCCGCTGGCGTACCCCTACTGGCACCAGCGCCAGTTCGAAGAGCGCAACCCTCGACCAATCTAG
- a CDS encoding PEP-CTERM sorting domain-containing protein, producing the protein MKTKLFLVALLASAFAFTPFAKADSVTLESHVGDTYNYQLTFDEHSTTFFLDGFQITGLSGVTDAELSGALANDFGIANFDSSSVTVGTIYSYEYGKTIPFSVGTLTITSDAAPGDVNFAILDSNGLSMGQVEGPTDGSGCGDPSPVPEPSSIVLLGSGMLAAVGAVRRKFLV; encoded by the coding sequence TTGAAGACCAAACTGTTTCTTGTTGCACTTCTCGCCTCTGCCTTTGCGTTCACTCCATTTGCAAAAGCCGATTCCGTCACCCTCGAAAGCCACGTCGGGGATACCTATAACTATCAGCTCACCTTTGACGAGCACTCCACCACCTTTTTTCTGGATGGCTTTCAGATTACGGGTCTCTCCGGTGTAACCGATGCCGAACTGAGCGGCGCACTCGCGAATGATTTTGGCATTGCCAACTTCGATTCCTCGTCGGTCACGGTAGGAACCATCTACTCCTATGAATACGGTAAGACGATTCCCTTCTCTGTAGGCACCTTGACGATCACCTCCGACGCCGCACCTGGGGATGTCAACTTCGCCATTCTGGATAGCAACGGTCTCTCGATGGGACAGGTCGAAGGCCCCACGGATGGCAGTGGCTGCGGCGATCCCAGCCCGGTTCCCGAGCCGTCGAGCATCGTTCTGCTGGGCAGCGGCATGTTGGCTGCAGTCGGCGCAGTACGCAGAAAGTTCCTGGTCTAG